GGGTGGGGTTCAGGTCTTATCCGAAATTAAAGAAATCGATCCGCAGGCGGAAGTGATTATAATGACAGGATACGCATCCGTGGACACGGCCAAGGAGATAATTAAGCTGGGCGCGTATGACTACGTTCTTAAGCCGTACGCGATCGAAGAACTTATGGAAAAGATCGAGGCGGCGTATGACAGAAAGATATCCCGAATCCGCCTGACGGGCGGCGACACCACCCATTCTCA
This sequence is a window from Desulfomonile tiedjei. Protein-coding genes within it:
- a CDS encoding response regulator — encoded protein: MPTQPKVLIVDDEERFRTTMCKLLTVRGLEAVTAGSGKEAIQKLRQNPYDVIILDVRMPEMGGVQVLSEIKEIDPQAEVIIMTGYASVDTAKEIIKLGAYDYVLKPYAIEELMEKIEAAYDRKISRIRLTGGDTTHSQIP